AATAGGTAGAGCTGTTCATGCTTTTAGAAATGTTTTTCCTTTATATTATAAAGGAATTTTTGTTGGAACAGTTGATATAGCTTATCATGCCAACTCTATAATCTCAGGTATTGAAATGGCTTTACCTGTTTATATAGAATTTTTAATTGATTGCAACTCCATACAAAAAAATCTTTATAAAGAGGAACAAAAAAATTATATTAGAAGCTCAATTTTTGATGGCTATTTTATAGATAAAGAAGTTGAAATTTTTAATGAAAGTGCTGAAAAGATTAAAAGGGAAGTTCAAAATATAAATAAAAGGGATCTGGAAAATATAAAAATTAATCTTAAAAAAGGAAAAAGTTTTTCAACCAATCTAAAAATAAAGGATAAAAGTTATCTAATAACCTTTATTAATGTAAGAAATTGTGAAGGAGAAAATATTGCTTATTTTGTCATATATAAACCGGATAAATTTTTTGAATACCTTTATAAATCATTTCTCATTACTACGACAGTATCAACATTTTTACTTATGTTAATCTTTCTTTCTTTATATTTTTACCTTTCTAAACAAGTTGAACACAAGAAAAAACTTATAATAATTTCAGAAACTGACCCTTTAACAGGTATTGCAAATAGAAGAGCTTTTATGGAAAAAATGGAAGAAACAATAAAAATTAGCCAAAAATTTAATTATCCCTTAAGTGTTATACTTTTTGATATAGATAATTTTAAAAAAGTAAATGATACTTACGGACATGATGTAGGAGATTATGTCTTAAAAGAAATAACAAAAATTGTTTCTAACCAGCTTAGAAAAACAGATTTTTTTGCAAGATGGGGAGGAGAAGAATTTATGATAATTTTAGAAAATACTGAGTTAGAGGATGCTATTCAATTAGCTGAAAGATTAAGAAAAAGTATCGAAAATTATCAATTTGAAAAAGCGGGTCATATTACCATAAGTCTTAGTGTTGCAAAATTAAAAAGTGATGAAGATATAGATTCTCTTCTAAAAAGATTAGATGAACTTTTGTATAAAGCTAAAAGGAAAGGGAAAAACAGAGTTGAATTTGAAGAAAATTAAGGAATTAAAAAACTTCCGTCGCATTTTTCTGGATTTTTAAAATCTTTTAATCCCTCTCTACAAGTAGCAAAGGAAAGATTATATCTCCTTGCCTTTTGATAAACTGGATAAATTAATTTATATCTTATCTCATCTCTAAGGTAAATTGCATTTCCAAATCTTTTTCCCTCTTTCAAATAAAGTTTCTCAAAAAAGGATTTTTTTTCAGGAAAGGCATCTATCAATCTTTTTAAAGAATCAGGTTTTGCTTTATAGGTGCTTACAGTTATATGCTTTACATAAGGTGCTATTTCATCAAGGATTTCTAAAATTTCTCCTTCATTTAACACAGGAATAATTGGATCAAGTCTAACAGAAACAGGTATTTTAGCTTCAGAAAGGGCTTTAATAGTCTGCAAACGCTTTTCATAGCTTGGTGCAAAAGGTTCAAGCTTTGGATATAAAGTTTTGGAAGTAATTGTTAAACTGACTGCACACCTAAGTTTAGCTAAAAGCTCCAAATCTCTTAAAACAAGGTCCGATTTAGTAATAATTAAGATTCTATAATTTCTCTCTAAAAGAAGTTCTAAAAATTTTCTTGTCAATTTGTAAGTTTCTTCAAGGGGTTGATAAGGGTCTGAAGAATTGGAAAGAGAAATAAGACTTCCTTCTGGAATATTTTTAATTTCCCTTTCTATAATTCTTAAAAATTCTTTTTTAGGTCTTGGATGATAAAAATCTTTTATAAAGCTTGTAGCATAACAATATAGACAACGATGACCACATCCTGTATAGGGATTTAAACTATATTTAGTTGGGCAAGTACAAAGAGGAGATTTCCAAGGATCAAAAGGTTGAAGATAGGGCATTTACATTTTAAGTTGAAAAATTAAATAGTTATGATTTCACCAGTAGTTCCAAATCTAAATTTATTCCCAAAAATTTCTTTAAATTTTGAAGCTACTTTAAGTCC
The window above is part of the Thermodesulfobacterium geofontis OPF15 genome. Proteins encoded here:
- a CDS encoding GGDEF domain-containing protein, producing MDEKIKVFFLVLGFFILSIVILLVIFHKLYTLEKETYLQTMTQSLEALYKNNAYLLKERANIVFDIFINKEDVLKIMAEASKIKDKNSKEFKKLHEKLYKNLYKVNNYMKKYKLQDLNFNLPDYTNLIRFYRPEKYGDSLKGVRKSLEIVQELKSPVSCFEIGRAVHAFRNVFPLYYKGIFVGTVDIAYHANSIISGIEMALPVYIEFLIDCNSIQKNLYKEEQKNYIRSSIFDGYFIDKEVEIFNESAEKIKREVQNINKRDLENIKINLKKGKSFSTNLKIKDKSYLITFINVRNCEGENIAYFVIYKPDKFFEYLYKSFLITTTVSTFLLMLIFLSLYFYLSKQVEHKKKLIIISETDPLTGIANRRAFMEKMEETIKISQKFNYPLSVILFDIDNFKKVNDTYGHDVGDYVLKEITKIVSNQLRKTDFFARWGGEEFMIILENTELEDAIQLAERLRKSIENYQFEKAGHITISLSVAKLKSDEDIDSLLKRLDELLYKAKRKGKNRVEFEEN
- a CDS encoding SPL family radical SAM protein — protein: MPYLQPFDPWKSPLCTCPTKYSLNPYTGCGHRCLYCYATSFIKDFYHPRPKKEFLRIIEREIKNIPEGSLISLSNSSDPYQPLEETYKLTRKFLELLLERNYRILIITKSDLVLRDLELLAKLRCAVSLTITSKTLYPKLEPFAPSYEKRLQTIKALSEAKIPVSVRLDPIIPVLNEGEILEILDEIAPYVKHITVSTYKAKPDSLKRLIDAFPEKKSFFEKLYLKEGKRFGNAIYLRDEIRYKLIYPVYQKARRYNLSFATCREGLKDFKNPEKCDGSFLIP